A DNA window from Pseudomonas sp. B21-056 contains the following coding sequences:
- a CDS encoding FAD-dependent oxidoreductase — MKSEARVLVVGGGITGVSTLYHLAKSGWTDVMLVEKLELTSGSTWHAAGNLPSFSTSLNIMKLQKNSIELYRQLAEQTGQSVGHHQTGSIRLAHTQERLDEFKRVVGLAALAGLEGVEVVTNERLKELHPFLDTTGLLGGLWDPYDGHIDPTSITNAMAQLARGYGATIIRHNPVTAITQLADKKWKVTTEQGVIHADIIVNAAGFRANEIAAMIGHQFPICSLEHQYLVTDNIPALLDRPDHLPLLRDPDISYYLRQEGKGLILGPYEHEPVAWGVDGVPATFGQELLQPELSRLEDIIGAAMEQVGIIGDGGIKTVINGPIVYTPDGLPLLGPVHGYDNYFACVGFSFGITQGGGAGRYLAQWIIDGHPEVDLWELDSRRFGTYADLAYTVTKSLELYANEYQLSCPNEYAMRPACREIKTTPIYELLKHKSAVFGAYYGWERASWFARTTEEPAEQFTYRRGNWDAAVRAECEAVQHRVGILDLSAFTKFEISGEDARLFLDRISPNRVPAHPGDVALAHVLTPSGSIAWEFSMTLLENGTFYLMCPAACELLIEDWLRQRATKYTDVSIANITRAYGTLVLAGPEARTVLSKLTDADLGNEAFPWFTGQEIQIVGAPVRALRMNFVGELGWELHHPIQHQQALYEALAWAGEPHGIVDFGLRAMDSMRLEKGYQIWGRELSTEYSALAANLGHFIKTDKGEFEGRAAVLAEKEQPGTHRLVLMEVQSGAADALGSEPVFHQGRPVGLTTSGGYGYRVQKSLAMGFIKRDFSLPGTELTLWILGEERSAKVVRGCLYDPEGKRLKS, encoded by the coding sequence ATGAAATCGGAAGCCAGAGTTCTGGTGGTAGGTGGTGGTATTACCGGTGTGAGCACGCTTTATCATCTGGCCAAGTCCGGCTGGACCGATGTCATGCTGGTGGAGAAGCTGGAGCTGACGTCGGGTTCGACCTGGCACGCGGCGGGCAACCTTCCTTCGTTCAGCACCAGCCTGAACATCATGAAGCTTCAGAAAAACAGCATTGAACTGTACCGGCAACTCGCCGAGCAGACCGGGCAATCGGTCGGTCACCACCAGACAGGGTCAATCCGTCTTGCCCATACCCAGGAACGCCTGGACGAGTTCAAGCGCGTGGTCGGCCTCGCCGCACTTGCTGGGCTGGAGGGCGTCGAGGTCGTCACCAATGAACGCTTGAAGGAACTACATCCCTTCCTGGACACCACCGGGTTGTTGGGCGGTCTTTGGGATCCTTACGACGGCCATATTGACCCCACCAGTATCACCAACGCCATGGCCCAACTGGCGCGCGGTTATGGCGCGACGATCATTCGGCACAACCCCGTCACCGCGATTACACAGCTCGCGGACAAAAAATGGAAAGTGACGACCGAGCAAGGCGTGATCCATGCTGACATCATCGTCAACGCCGCAGGCTTCAGGGCGAACGAAATCGCGGCGATGATCGGCCACCAGTTTCCCATTTGCTCCCTGGAGCACCAGTATCTGGTGACCGACAATATTCCGGCCCTGTTGGATAGACCCGACCACCTCCCCCTGCTGCGCGACCCGGACATTTCCTACTACCTTCGCCAGGAAGGAAAGGGTCTGATACTCGGCCCTTACGAACATGAGCCAGTGGCCTGGGGAGTAGATGGCGTCCCCGCGACATTCGGCCAGGAACTGCTGCAACCGGAACTGTCCCGACTCGAAGACATCATCGGTGCGGCAATGGAACAGGTGGGTATCATCGGTGACGGCGGTATCAAGACCGTGATCAACGGTCCGATCGTGTACACGCCAGATGGCCTTCCCTTGCTTGGCCCGGTACACGGCTATGACAACTACTTCGCCTGCGTGGGTTTCAGTTTCGGGATTACCCAGGGCGGAGGCGCGGGGCGTTACCTCGCCCAGTGGATCATCGACGGCCACCCGGAGGTCGATCTCTGGGAGCTGGACTCCCGTCGCTTCGGCACCTATGCCGACCTTGCCTATACCGTCACCAAATCGCTGGAGCTGTACGCCAACGAGTATCAGTTGAGCTGCCCGAATGAGTATGCGATGCGCCCAGCGTGCCGTGAAATCAAGACCACGCCGATATACGAGTTGCTCAAGCACAAGAGCGCGGTGTTCGGAGCCTATTACGGTTGGGAGCGTGCCAGTTGGTTCGCACGCACTACCGAAGAGCCGGCCGAGCAATTCACCTATCGCCGTGGTAATTGGGACGCGGCGGTACGAGCGGAATGCGAAGCCGTGCAGCATCGCGTAGGCATCCTCGACCTGAGTGCCTTCACGAAATTCGAAATCTCCGGGGAAGACGCTCGTCTGTTCCTGGATCGAATCAGTCCCAATCGGGTCCCCGCTCACCCCGGGGATGTAGCGCTCGCCCATGTCCTCACGCCGTCGGGTAGTATCGCCTGGGAGTTCTCCATGACGTTGCTGGAGAATGGCACGTTTTACCTGATGTGCCCGGCAGCTTGCGAACTGTTGATTGAAGACTGGTTACGACAACGAGCGACCAAATACACTGATGTATCGATTGCGAACATCACAAGGGCCTACGGCACGCTTGTCCTGGCGGGCCCCGAAGCCCGAACGGTGCTGTCGAAACTGACCGACGCCGATCTGGGCAATGAAGCATTCCCCTGGTTTACCGGACAGGAGATCCAGATTGTGGGGGCGCCGGTGCGCGCACTGCGGATGAATTTTGTCGGGGAGTTGGGATGGGAACTGCACCACCCCATTCAGCATCAGCAGGCACTTTATGAAGCCCTCGCCTGGGCAGGAGAGCCCCATGGAATTGTCGACTTCGGGCTCCGGGCAATGGACTCGATGCGTCTCGAAAAGGGTTACCAGATCTGGGGGCGTGAGTTGAGCACCGAGTACTCGGCGCTGGCTGCCAATCTGGGCCACTTCATAAAGACCGATAAGGGTGAATTCGAAGGACGCGCTGCGGTGCTTGCTGAAAAAGAGCAGCCCGGTACGCACCGTCTGGTCCTCATGGAGGTACAAAGTGGCGCCGCCGACGCGTTGGGCAGCGAGCCGGTTTTCCATCAGGGGCGTCCCGTGGGCCTGACGACATCGGGAGGCTACGGCTACCGTGTGCAGAAAAGCCTGGCAATGGGCTTTATCAAGCGCGATTTTTCGCTCCCGGGTACTGAACTCACCCTGTGGATCCTGGGTGAAGAGCGCTCCGCGAAGGTTGTCCGTGGGTGCCTTTACGACCCTGAAGGCAAACGCTTGAAATCCTGA
- a CDS encoding LysR family transcriptional regulator, which translates to MSLTNLQLNWLRTFESVGRHLSFSAAAIELNMSQSAVSQQIKLLEHKLGKALFLRQTRSIQLTVSGRAYLAVVREGLWHMHQGMNNIFSSVAQGVLELSVNNSFAQLWLAPRMERFAALYPQISLRMYGVNWEADAPPTSAELEIRYGAGNWQQYDIQQLLSTELKPYCSLDVAAKLRNAGGLLSLPLIDVLGTPNGWSDWLATYPQGEAENYQRFYVDSYAISASMAIENAGVCLLNEELVEKSRLRGQLVSPLDQSIECLAGFYLLKPHNKPLSGAAQAFCTWLESELR; encoded by the coding sequence ATGTCATTGACCAATCTTCAGCTCAACTGGCTTCGGACTTTTGAATCGGTCGGGCGACATTTGAGCTTCTCGGCGGCGGCGATTGAATTGAACATGAGCCAGTCTGCGGTCAGTCAGCAGATAAAATTGCTTGAGCACAAACTTGGCAAAGCGCTATTCCTGAGGCAAACCCGTTCCATCCAACTGACCGTGTCGGGGCGCGCTTACCTGGCAGTCGTGCGGGAAGGTCTTTGGCATATGCACCAAGGGATGAACAACATCTTCAGTTCGGTTGCCCAGGGTGTTCTCGAGTTGAGTGTGAACAACTCCTTTGCACAACTGTGGCTGGCCCCGCGCATGGAGCGGTTTGCAGCGCTGTATCCGCAAATATCCCTGCGTATGTACGGTGTCAACTGGGAAGCCGATGCTCCACCTACCAGTGCAGAACTGGAGATTCGTTATGGTGCGGGTAACTGGCAGCAATACGATATTCAGCAGCTTCTCTCGACCGAGCTGAAGCCGTACTGCTCACTCGACGTTGCCGCCAAACTGCGTAACGCAGGAGGGTTGCTCAGCCTGCCTTTGATCGATGTTCTGGGTACCCCCAATGGCTGGAGCGACTGGTTGGCTACTTATCCGCAAGGGGAGGCGGAGAACTACCAGCGATTCTACGTCGACAGTTACGCGATTTCGGCAAGCATGGCCATTGAAAACGCGGGCGTGTGCCTGCTCAACGAAGAACTCGTGGAGAAATCCAGGCTGCGTGGGCAGCTTGTTTCACCCCTCGATCAAAGCATCGAATGCCTCGCCGGCTTCTACCTGTTGAAGCCGCATAACAAACCGCTGTCAGGGGCTGCTCAAGCTTTTTGCACCTGGTTGGAGTCGGAGCTTCGTTAA
- a CDS encoding electron transfer flavoprotein-ubiquinone oxidoreductase, which yields MQREAMEFDVVVVGGGPAGLSAAIRLRQLAIAEGRELSVCLVEKGAEVGAHIMSGAVFEPGALNELFPDWQSMGAPLNTPVQSDEIFYLSSSRLSIRVPGVFVPRTMHNDGNYIVSLGNLCRWLGQQAEALGVDVFPGFPASDVLYDEEGRVRGVVTADMGAGRTGEQKMGFTPGIELIGKQTVFAEGCRGHLGKQLISKYHLDVDSDPQHYGLGIKEVWDIPAQQHVPGLVIHSTGWPLTGSDTQGGAFMYHLEDGTVVIGQVVDLNYHNPHLSPFDEFQQLKHHPLYEQYLRGGSRISYGARAIAKGGLQSLPRMHFPGGLLIGCDAGTLNFAKIKGSHTAMKSGMLAAETIYEAFAVDESAGQDLSAYARKFRASSIYEELHQQRNFGPAMHRFGNLLGAAYAWIDLNLFNGTLPWTLRDSRPDHSTLDLAGSASVIQYPRPDNVLSFDKSSSVYLSNTNHEEDQPCHLTLRDASIPIGFNLPNYAEPAQRYCPAGVYEVVQEASQSRLQINAQNCLHCKTCDIKDPSQNIVWRAPEGGGGPNYTSM from the coding sequence ATGCAACGCGAAGCCATGGAGTTTGATGTCGTCGTCGTGGGTGGAGGGCCCGCCGGATTGTCTGCCGCGATTCGCCTGCGTCAGTTGGCGATAGCAGAAGGACGGGAGCTGAGTGTATGTCTCGTCGAAAAAGGTGCAGAGGTTGGCGCGCACATCATGTCCGGCGCTGTTTTTGAACCTGGAGCGCTGAACGAGTTATTTCCCGACTGGCAAAGCATGGGGGCCCCGTTGAACACCCCGGTGCAGTCTGACGAAATCTTCTATCTGTCGTCTTCGAGACTGTCCATCAGGGTGCCTGGGGTATTCGTACCCCGCACGATGCACAACGATGGGAACTACATTGTCAGTCTCGGTAACCTGTGCCGTTGGTTGGGACAACAAGCGGAGGCCCTGGGCGTCGATGTGTTCCCGGGGTTTCCTGCGTCCGATGTCCTGTATGACGAAGAGGGCAGGGTCAGAGGCGTTGTGACCGCCGATATGGGGGCTGGTCGCACCGGCGAGCAGAAGATGGGCTTCACCCCAGGTATCGAGCTGATCGGTAAGCAGACTGTTTTTGCCGAAGGCTGTCGCGGACACCTGGGGAAACAGCTGATAAGCAAGTACCACCTCGACGTCGACTCAGACCCTCAACACTATGGGTTAGGCATCAAGGAAGTCTGGGACATTCCTGCGCAGCAGCATGTTCCCGGCCTTGTGATCCATAGCACCGGATGGCCTTTGACCGGATCGGATACTCAGGGTGGCGCGTTCATGTATCACCTGGAAGATGGCACGGTGGTAATCGGGCAGGTGGTGGACCTCAACTATCACAATCCTCACCTGTCGCCATTTGATGAGTTCCAGCAACTTAAACATCACCCGCTTTACGAGCAGTATCTGCGTGGTGGTTCTCGGATCAGCTACGGTGCGCGAGCCATTGCCAAAGGCGGTTTGCAGTCGTTGCCTAGAATGCACTTCCCGGGGGGGCTGCTGATCGGGTGTGATGCCGGCACGCTGAATTTTGCCAAGATCAAAGGCTCCCACACCGCGATGAAGTCTGGAATGCTGGCGGCGGAGACGATCTATGAAGCGTTTGCTGTCGATGAGTCGGCAGGGCAGGACTTGTCTGCGTATGCGCGTAAATTCAGGGCCTCATCGATTTATGAGGAGCTTCACCAGCAACGTAACTTCGGGCCTGCCATGCACCGGTTCGGGAACTTGCTAGGCGCAGCATACGCCTGGATTGACTTGAATCTTTTCAACGGGACATTGCCCTGGACTTTGCGCGACAGTCGTCCCGACCACTCAACCCTGGACCTTGCAGGCAGCGCTTCGGTTATTCAGTACCCGAGACCGGACAACGTGCTGAGTTTCGATAAGTCCTCTTCGGTCTACTTGTCGAATACCAACCATGAAGAAGACCAGCCTTGTCATCTGACCCTCAGGGACGCCTCGATACCCATCGGTTTCAACCTGCCCAACTATGCCGAGCCTGCGCAACGATATTGCCCTGCCGGTGTGTATGAAGTTGTGCAGGAGGCATCGCAGAGTCGACTCCAGATAAATGCGCAGAACTGCCTGCACTGCAAAACCTGTGACATCAAGGATCCGAGTCAAAACATTGTCTGGCGTGCACCCGAGGGCGGCGGGGGCCCCAATTACACCAGCATGTAG
- a CDS encoding electron transfer flavoprotein subunit beta/FixA family protein, whose protein sequence is MKVLVAVKRVVDANVKVRVKADESDVELSNVKMSINPFCEIAVEAALQLKESGQASEVIAVSVGPDACQEQLRTALAMGADRAILIKAGGDLEPLAIARLLHVVTQREAPGIVLLGKQSIDGDNNQTGQMLSGLMGSAQGTFASRIDITGEWVNVTREVDGGLEARSLRLPAVITADLRLNEPRYASLPNIMKAKKKPLEIIDAGELGVDIAPRLKVIKVTAPPERKAGIRVGSVEELVEKLKNEAGLI, encoded by the coding sequence ATGAAGGTGCTGGTGGCGGTGAAGCGCGTCGTAGATGCCAACGTCAAAGTCCGGGTCAAGGCGGACGAATCCGACGTTGAGTTAAGCAACGTGAAAATGTCGATCAATCCCTTTTGCGAGATCGCTGTAGAGGCGGCTCTGCAATTAAAGGAAAGCGGCCAGGCGAGTGAAGTCATTGCGGTTTCCGTGGGGCCTGACGCTTGTCAGGAGCAGTTGCGAACCGCGCTTGCAATGGGGGCGGACCGGGCGATTCTGATCAAGGCGGGCGGTGATCTCGAACCCCTTGCGATTGCCAGGCTTCTCCACGTAGTCACCCAGCGTGAGGCTCCAGGCATTGTGTTGCTGGGCAAGCAATCCATTGATGGTGACAACAACCAGACCGGCCAGATGCTTTCCGGGTTGATGGGCAGCGCTCAAGGTACCTTCGCTTCACGAATCGACATAACCGGTGAGTGGGTCAACGTAACCCGCGAAGTAGACGGTGGGCTGGAAGCCAGAAGCCTGCGCCTGCCGGCCGTGATCACTGCGGATCTGCGCTTGAATGAACCGCGCTACGCCTCGCTTCCCAACATCATGAAAGCGAAGAAAAAACCCCTGGAGATCATTGACGCTGGCGAGTTGGGCGTCGATATCGCCCCTCGCTTGAAAGTCATCAAGGTTACCGCGCCTCCTGAGCGCAAGGCAGGTATTCGCGTGGGTAGCGTCGAGGAACTGGTCGAGAAACTGAAGAACGAAGCGGGGTTGATCTGA
- a CDS encoding electron transfer flavoprotein subunit alpha/FixB family protein — protein sequence MSVLLIAEHHEGVLKSGTLNALSAASSLGTEVEILVVGQGAGSVAEELAAFAGVSRILIADARAYADHGVENTAALVTERVKTCAYGHVVAASTAYGKNLLPRVAALLDVAQISDVVEILSANTFVRPYYAGNALATVESSDAVKVMTVRTTAFAAAEKAMQLAPIETTSVAHDTGLSKFLSADFGVSDRVELTCAKVIISGGRGMGSGENFAMLEKVADKLGGAVGASRAAVDAGFVSNDLQVGQTGKIVAPDLYIAVGISGAIQHLAGMKDSKIIVAINKDEDAPIFRVADYGLVADLFEAVPALEAALS from the coding sequence ATGAGCGTTTTATTGATTGCCGAGCATCACGAAGGGGTTCTCAAATCAGGCACCTTGAACGCGCTCTCGGCTGCATCGAGCCTGGGAACGGAAGTCGAGATCCTGGTGGTGGGGCAGGGCGCGGGCAGCGTTGCAGAGGAACTGGCCGCTTTTGCAGGCGTAAGCCGCATCCTCATTGCCGATGCTCGCGCATATGCAGACCATGGGGTGGAGAATACCGCTGCCCTGGTCACTGAACGGGTGAAAACCTGCGCCTATGGTCATGTCGTTGCAGCCTCCACGGCGTATGGCAAGAACCTGCTGCCCCGCGTTGCCGCGTTGCTCGACGTGGCCCAGATCAGTGATGTTGTGGAAATTCTTTCCGCGAACACCTTCGTTCGGCCTTACTACGCCGGCAATGCCCTGGCGACGGTTGAAAGTTCTGACGCCGTGAAAGTAATGACCGTGCGCACCACTGCGTTCGCAGCCGCCGAAAAGGCCATGCAACTGGCCCCCATCGAGACCACTTCCGTTGCTCACGATACCGGTCTGTCCAAATTCCTGAGCGCCGATTTCGGCGTGTCCGACCGGGTCGAACTGACTTGCGCCAAGGTCATCATCTCAGGCGGCCGCGGAATGGGCAGTGGTGAGAATTTCGCGATGCTGGAAAAAGTTGCCGACAAGCTGGGGGGCGCTGTGGGTGCCTCTCGTGCGGCCGTCGATGCAGGGTTCGTCTCCAACGACCTGCAGGTGGGTCAGACCGGCAAGATCGTTGCGCCCGACTTGTACATCGCGGTCGGCATCTCCGGCGCCATTCAGCACCTGGCTGGCATGAAGGATTCAAAAATCATCGTCGCGATCAACAAGGACGAGGACGCACCCATCTTCCGGGTAGCGGACTACGGTCTGGTTGCCGATTTGTTCGAAGCCGTTCCAGCGCTTGAAGCCGCGCTGTCTTGA